In the Candidatus Paceibacterota bacterium genome, GACAAGGCGCACAGGCCGCGGGGTTATTTTGCCACGACGCATTGGACAGTCGTGCTTGGGGTCGGAGATAGCGACACGACGCAAACCCGGGCGGCGCTGGAGAAGCTGTGCCACACCTATTGGTATCCGCTCTACGCCTATGTGCGGCGTTACGGTTATTCACCCGAAGACGCGCAGGACCTGACCCAGGAGTTTTTTGCGAGGCTGTTGGAGCGCAAGTGGGTGGAGCGGGCGGATCCGCAGCAGGGACGGTTTCGTTCGTTCCTGCTGGGCGTGCTGAAGCACTTTCTCGCCGACGAGCGGGACAAGATGCGAGCGCAAAAACGCGGCGGCGGAATCCCGCCAATTCCGCTTGAGGTAGCTGGAGCCGAGACTCGCTACCAATTGGAACTGCCGGACAACCTGACCGCGGAA is a window encoding:
- a CDS encoding sigma-70 family RNA polymerase sigma factor, whose protein sequence is MQTDAENSDKAHRPRGYFATTHWTVVLGVGDSDTTQTRAALEKLCHTYWYPLYAYVRRYGYSPEDAQDLTQEFFARLLERKWVERADPQQGRFRSFLLGVLKHFLADERDKMRAQKRGGGIPPIPLEVAGAETRYQLELPDNLTAEKIYEKRWALALLENVLTKLRREYEADGKEALFAKLEACLTKGRAAIPYRALAEELHMGEGALRMTVHRLRARYRQLLRSEIADTVLTREEVEEEMRHLFQVLSG